The Kroppenstedtia pulmonis genome has a segment encoding these proteins:
- a CDS encoding glycosyltransferase family 2 protein, producing the protein MIHIKKPLVFSFLLVVRNEEAYIENLLESILNQDFPQHKYEIIVVDGESSDRTPDLIQQAQQKYPNRIRYLTNPGKTLPTGWNIGIQNSRGQYVIRVDGHSQIPKNFLSSTYHVAGKVPEATAVGGVVETVGTGFWGEVNAYVYSHPFGVGNSKFRTTKGTWEGFVDTAPYAAYKREIFEQVGFFDEGLQRNEDLEMHARIRKNGGSFFLSTAIRSTYYVRNTLSAFIKKSFDDGKWTMVASRRGAGVLRGRHLIPFTVVLSSILLTIASFFSSIVLAAFLVLIGAYCSLLIVSSWGIMKQKGWKYFMPSMLSFALLHFSRGVGSAAGLLSKPYWRNDRVYEQGYDKKVTNVAR; encoded by the coding sequence GTGATCCACATTAAAAAGCCACTGGTATTTTCCTTTTTATTGGTAGTCCGAAATGAAGAAGCTTATATAGAAAACTTATTGGAATCAATTTTGAATCAAGACTTTCCTCAACACAAATATGAAATCATTGTGGTAGATGGTGAATCCTCGGATCGGACACCGGATTTGATCCAACAAGCACAACAGAAATATCCCAATCGGATCCGATATCTGACGAACCCGGGGAAAACACTTCCTACAGGATGGAACATCGGGATTCAAAATTCCCGTGGTCAATATGTCATTCGTGTAGACGGTCACAGCCAGATTCCGAAGAACTTCTTGTCCAGCACATACCATGTTGCGGGAAAAGTACCGGAGGCGACAGCTGTGGGCGGTGTGGTGGAAACAGTGGGTACCGGCTTTTGGGGTGAAGTAAATGCGTATGTATATTCGCACCCCTTCGGTGTCGGAAACTCCAAGTTTAGAACCACCAAAGGGACATGGGAAGGGTTTGTAGATACGGCTCCGTATGCAGCATATAAGCGGGAGATCTTTGAACAGGTCGGCTTCTTTGATGAAGGTCTGCAACGAAATGAAGATCTGGAGATGCATGCCCGTATTCGAAAAAATGGCGGATCTTTCTTTTTATCCACCGCAATTCGTTCCACTTATTATGTACGAAATACACTTTCTGCTTTCATCAAAAAATCCTTTGACGATGGTAAATGGACGATGGTCGCCAGCAGGCGGGGTGCCGGTGTATTGAGGGGCCGTCACTTGATTCCTTTTACGGTGGTTTTGTCCAGTATACTTCTGACCATCGCTTCTTTCTTCAGTTCCATAGTGTTGGCTGCTTTCCTTGTACTGATCGGTGCTTATTGTTCTTTATTGATTGTATCTTCCTGGGGCATTATGAAACAAAAAGGCTGGAAATATTTCATGCCCAGTATGCTGTCCTTTGCCCTGTTACATTTTAGCCGGGGAGTTGGCTCAGCCGCTGGTCTCCTGAGCAAGCCGTACTGGAGGAATGACCGGGTCTATGAACAAGGATACGATAAAAAAGTTACCAACGTTGCCCGTTGA
- the purD gene encoding phosphoribosylamine--glycine ligase produces the protein MRILVIGNGGREHALVWKLAQSPQVTEIFAAPGNGGMKGLASCVPCSATDVEGLLRLAEEKAIDLTVIGPEASLLAGVADAFEERGLAVFGPNRKAAQVEGSKRFAKELMQRYNIPTGSFQSFSDKGQALTYIRRHKAPMVIKADGLAAGKGVIVAHTTEEAENAVNTILDGSFGEAGKEILVEEYLMGQEISLMAFVDGEIVVPMVPAQDHKPVFDGDQGANTGGMGAYSPVPQIPDTVIQQAITDILQPMARGMVQEGLDYRGVLYAGLMITQEGPKVIEFNARFGDPETQVILPRMKTDLIEILTRVSQGDLAEVSIQWREEACVSVVMAVKGYPGAYQVGDPLTLPPDERDRILFHAGTRYHAGKWETAGGRVLGVTALGTDLQTARQKAYQTVEKVGFPQGHYRKDIGVKGLISD, from the coding sequence ATGCGTATTCTGGTAATTGGAAATGGAGGCAGGGAGCATGCATTGGTCTGGAAGTTGGCACAGAGTCCCCAGGTGACCGAAATATTTGCGGCACCGGGAAACGGCGGGATGAAAGGTTTAGCCTCATGTGTTCCTTGTTCCGCAACGGATGTGGAGGGGCTTCTTCGTTTGGCGGAAGAAAAGGCAATCGACCTGACTGTGATCGGCCCTGAAGCTTCTTTGCTGGCAGGTGTGGCGGATGCCTTTGAAGAACGGGGTTTGGCTGTATTCGGACCCAATAGGAAAGCAGCCCAGGTGGAGGGAAGCAAACGCTTTGCCAAAGAGTTAATGCAACGGTACAACATTCCCACCGGATCTTTTCAATCCTTTTCCGACAAAGGACAAGCCCTGACGTACATTCGTCGCCACAAAGCTCCCATGGTCATTAAAGCCGATGGTCTGGCTGCCGGCAAGGGAGTGATTGTAGCCCACACGACAGAGGAAGCGGAAAACGCTGTGAATACCATTCTGGATGGATCATTTGGGGAAGCAGGGAAGGAAATTTTGGTGGAGGAGTACTTAATGGGACAGGAGATATCTCTCATGGCTTTTGTCGATGGAGAGATTGTGGTGCCCATGGTACCGGCTCAGGATCATAAGCCGGTTTTTGACGGTGATCAAGGAGCCAATACTGGCGGGATGGGGGCATATTCCCCGGTTCCGCAAATTCCGGATACCGTCATTCAACAGGCCATCACCGATATTTTACAGCCGATGGCCAGGGGAATGGTTCAAGAAGGGTTGGATTATCGCGGAGTGCTGTATGCCGGATTGATGATTACCCAAGAAGGTCCCAAGGTTATCGAGTTTAATGCCCGCTTCGGTGATCCGGAAACACAGGTGATTCTCCCCCGGATGAAAACAGATCTGATAGAGATACTGACCAGGGTTTCCCAGGGTGATTTGGCAGAGGTTTCGATTCAATGGAGAGAAGAAGCCTGTGTCTCTGTTGTCATGGCGGTAAAGGGTTATCCCGGAGCCTATCAAGTCGGAGATCCACTGACTCTGCCTCCAGACGAAAGGGACCGAATTCTATTTCATGCCGGAACGCGGTATCATGCCGGGAAATGGGAGACTGCAGGCGGAAGGGTGTTAGGGGTTACAGCTTTGGGGACTGACTTGCAGACTGCCAGGCAAAAAGCATATCAAACCGTGGAAAAAGTAGGATTTCCCCAAGGGCATTATCGTAAGGACATCGGAGTAAAAGGTCTGATTTCAGATTAA
- a CDS encoding NTP transferase domain-containing protein, with amino-acid sequence MKVVILAAGVGSRLRPETEDKPKAMIRVGDKPLVQYQVESVRKAGFRDEDIYILGGYKMERIQEHFTGTGVQFIYNPQYEAMNNIYSFLLTQEIGDDLLLINSDDFYDERMISLLLENEARTSILVDMEKELTEEAMRVKLDSDRNLCYINKKMGLNEADGEYIGISKLAKPELDVLYKAAKTMIDNGDTNAWYENVYEACASDVKIVGVSTKGYPWVEIDDFNDLETAKKLAASVLS; translated from the coding sequence ATGAAAGTAGTTATTTTAGCAGCAGGGGTGGGCAGTCGCCTTCGACCTGAAACGGAAGATAAGCCTAAAGCCATGATCCGGGTGGGGGATAAGCCCTTGGTTCAATACCAAGTGGAAAGTGTCCGTAAAGCCGGGTTCCGGGATGAAGATATTTATATTCTAGGCGGATACAAAATGGAACGGATTCAGGAGCATTTCACCGGAACAGGGGTTCAGTTCATATACAATCCCCAATATGAAGCCATGAATAATATCTATTCCTTTTTACTGACCCAAGAGATCGGAGATGACTTGTTACTGATCAATTCCGATGACTTTTATGATGAGCGGATGATCTCCTTGCTTCTGGAAAATGAAGCCCGTACTTCTATTTTGGTGGATATGGAAAAAGAATTGACAGAGGAAGCCATGCGGGTGAAGTTGGACAGCGATCGAAACCTTTGCTACATCAATAAAAAAATGGGATTGAATGAAGCGGACGGTGAGTATATCGGAATTTCCAAACTGGCCAAGCCGGAGCTGGACGTTTTGTATAAAGCGGCGAAAACAATGATCGATAATGGCGACACTAACGCATGGTATGAAAATGTGTATGAAGCTTGTGCTTCTGATGTCAAGATTGTCGGTGTCAGTACAAAAGGTTATCCCTGGGTGGAAATTGATGATTTTAACGACCTGGAGACAGCCAAAAAACTGGCTGCTTCCGTTTTGTCCTGA
- a CDS encoding ABC transporter permease, whose translation MLAELMKYKELLYFLVHKEVRIRYRNSLFGFFWTLLEPLGLMLIYTVVFVYIVTIGKGVDNYPLYVLSGLIPWTFFNNSMKKGTKALTGNSSLIKKVYFPREIFPLTMLLSNLVNFVPAFLLVFGLALFLNHPIDWVMAAWLPGIVLLQSMFIMAMTFLVSVLNVFYRDVEFISNLLLRAWMYMCPIIYPLTMVTNNESKLIQGYADLYFLNPMAVLLSLYHQIFYPDQGITSPGPVIYVIVVTVVLFLVAWFIFKRLNRRVGEVI comes from the coding sequence ATGTTAGCTGAACTCATGAAATATAAAGAGCTGCTGTATTTTCTCGTTCACAAAGAAGTGCGGATTCGGTACCGCAACTCACTGTTTGGCTTCTTCTGGACCTTACTGGAACCTCTGGGTTTGATGCTGATTTACACAGTTGTTTTTGTTTACATTGTGACGATCGGCAAGGGAGTGGACAACTACCCGTTATATGTATTGTCCGGACTGATTCCATGGACCTTTTTTAATAACTCCATGAAAAAAGGAACCAAAGCCCTGACTGGAAACTCTTCCTTGATCAAAAAGGTTTATTTCCCCAGAGAAATCTTCCCGTTAACCATGTTGCTGTCTAACTTGGTCAACTTCGTCCCTGCTTTTCTATTGGTGTTTGGATTGGCCTTGTTCCTCAATCATCCGATTGATTGGGTGATGGCTGCCTGGTTACCGGGGATCGTTCTGTTGCAATCGATGTTTATTATGGCCATGACTTTTTTGGTATCCGTGTTAAATGTCTTCTATCGGGATGTGGAGTTTATCAGCAATCTGTTATTACGGGCCTGGATGTATATGTGTCCGATCATCTATCCATTGACGATGGTGACAAACAACGAATCAAAGTTGATCCAGGGGTATGCTGACTTGTACTTCCTCAATCCGATGGCTGTTCTTTTGTCCTTGTACCATCAGATTTTTTATCCGGATCAGGGGATCACATCTCCGGGTCCCGTTATATATGTGATCGTGGTAACTGTTGTACTGTTCCTGGTTGCATGGTTTATCTTTAAGCGTTTAAACCGCCGTGTAGGGGAAGTGATCTGA
- a CDS encoding ABC transporter ATP-binding protein, with amino-acid sequence MEAIVVKNLTKHFRKAYDKTLKGFLISFAKNEKRYEEFVALNDVSFTIQKGESYAIIGKNGAGKSTLFKVLSGIISPDNGSVQINGKVAPLIELGAGLSRDLTGRENIRLNCAIFGLSRERIQEVYPKIVEFSELGDFINTPVKFYSSGMKARLGFSIAIHIDADIILIDEVLAVGDKDFKKKCYAKMGELREEGKTLVIVSHSLKPLRKICDRALILEKGRVINTGSINDMLDQYEQEKPKKKKKPKGA; translated from the coding sequence ATGGAAGCGATTGTCGTCAAGAACTTGACCAAGCATTTTCGAAAAGCCTATGACAAAACACTTAAAGGCTTCCTCATCTCCTTTGCGAAAAATGAAAAACGTTATGAGGAGTTTGTAGCCCTAAACGATGTATCCTTTACGATTCAAAAGGGAGAATCCTACGCCATCATTGGAAAGAATGGAGCGGGGAAAAGTACATTGTTTAAAGTGTTGTCGGGTATTATCTCTCCGGATAACGGCAGTGTTCAAATCAACGGAAAGGTGGCTCCTCTGATTGAATTGGGGGCCGGCCTTTCCCGGGATTTGACCGGAAGGGAGAATATCCGTCTCAATTGTGCTATTTTTGGTTTGAGCAGGGAACGTATTCAGGAGGTCTATCCCAAGATTGTGGAGTTTTCCGAGCTGGGGGATTTTATCAATACACCGGTTAAATTTTATTCTTCCGGAATGAAAGCACGCCTGGGCTTTTCCATCGCCATTCACATTGATGCAGATATCATTTTGATTGATGAAGTGCTGGCAGTGGGAGATAAGGACTTCAAGAAGAAGTGTTATGCAAAGATGGGAGAGCTGCGGGAGGAAGGAAAAACACTGGTTATTGTATCCCACAGCTTAAAGCCGCTTCGGAAGATATGTGACCGAGCCTTAATTCTGGAAAAGGGCCGGGTTATAAATACCGGCAGTATCAACGATATGCTGGATCAGTATGAACAGGAAAAACCGAAGAAAAAGAAAAAGCCGAAAGGAGCGTGA
- the purH gene encoding bifunctional phosphoribosylaminoimidazolecarboxamide formyltransferase/IMP cyclohydrolase, producing MNRIRRALISVSDKSGILELARQLSKQGVEIVSTGGTRRKLTEGGVPVIGVSELTGFPEILDGRVKTLHPRVHAGLLAQRDSEDHTRQLQEHQISLFDLVVVNLYPFEQTVTKGNVTMEEAVENIDIGGPSMVRAAAKNHRYVTVLVDPRDYADVMKQAETGGVTAETRRKLAAKAFRHTAAYDTWIARYLSEQTGEEYPEKLTVTYEKVQDLRYGENPHQTAAFYRQPQDNQVSVATAKQLHGKELSYNNIHDANAALEILAEFDEPAAVAVKHVNPCGVGVGKDSAEAFRKAHDADPVSIFGGIVAFNQIVDRDTALQLKEIFLEIVLAPAFSDEALDILKEKKNIRLLQTRTGNKDENHDWKLLTVQGGLLVQTRDRKQTVREECEVVTRRKPSEAEWAELLFAWKVVKHVKSNGIVLARDGCTVGVGAGQMNRVGSARIAIQQAGNQADGSVLSSDAFFPMKDTVEEAAKAGITAIIQPGGSVRDQESIEEADRYGIAMVFTGIRHFKH from the coding sequence TTGAACCGTATTCGACGTGCGCTGATCAGTGTATCCGACAAAAGTGGCATCCTGGAACTAGCCCGTCAACTGTCAAAGCAGGGCGTGGAGATTGTTTCCACGGGGGGGACTCGACGGAAACTGACAGAGGGTGGCGTTCCGGTAATCGGGGTCTCTGAATTGACGGGATTTCCGGAGATTCTGGATGGGCGGGTGAAAACCCTGCATCCCCGTGTTCATGCAGGCTTGTTGGCACAACGGGATTCAGAAGATCATACACGCCAGTTACAGGAACATCAGATTTCCTTGTTTGACCTGGTTGTGGTCAATCTGTATCCCTTTGAACAAACCGTGACAAAGGGAAATGTCACGATGGAAGAGGCAGTTGAAAATATAGACATTGGGGGCCCCTCCATGGTACGGGCTGCTGCCAAAAATCATCGTTATGTCACAGTTTTAGTGGATCCTCGTGATTATGCCGATGTAATGAAGCAGGCGGAGACAGGGGGAGTAACGGCGGAAACCCGTCGAAAATTGGCAGCCAAGGCTTTTCGCCACACTGCTGCATATGACACCTGGATTGCCCGTTATCTCAGCGAACAGACAGGGGAGGAATATCCTGAAAAACTAACGGTTACCTACGAAAAAGTACAAGATCTTCGCTATGGAGAAAATCCTCATCAAACTGCTGCATTTTATCGCCAGCCTCAAGATAATCAGGTATCCGTGGCGACTGCAAAGCAGTTACATGGTAAAGAGCTTTCCTATAACAACATCCATGATGCCAATGCTGCGTTGGAAATCCTGGCGGAGTTCGACGAACCGGCGGCAGTGGCAGTGAAGCATGTAAATCCCTGTGGAGTCGGTGTGGGGAAAGATAGTGCGGAAGCCTTCCGGAAAGCCCATGATGCGGATCCAGTTTCCATCTTCGGTGGGATTGTAGCTTTCAATCAGATTGTGGACCGGGATACTGCTTTGCAATTAAAGGAAATATTTTTGGAAATTGTGCTGGCTCCGGCTTTTTCCGATGAGGCCCTGGATATTCTGAAGGAGAAGAAAAATATTCGACTCCTGCAGACAAGGACAGGAAATAAAGATGAAAATCATGATTGGAAGCTGTTGACCGTACAAGGTGGACTGCTGGTACAGACAAGGGACCGAAAACAGACGGTCCGGGAAGAATGTGAAGTTGTTACCCGTCGCAAACCTTCAGAAGCGGAATGGGCAGAGCTTCTGTTTGCCTGGAAAGTGGTAAAACACGTCAAATCCAACGGAATTGTCCTGGCAAGGGACGGTTGTACCGTTGGTGTCGGAGCGGGTCAGATGAATCGGGTGGGATCTGCCAGGATCGCCATTCAACAGGCGGGTAATCAGGCAGATGGGTCGGTACTCTCCTCCGATGCCTTCTTTCCCATGAAGGATACCGTGGAAGAAGCGGCAAAGGCGGGGATTACCGCTATCATCCAACCAGGGGGGTCTGTCCGGGATCAGGAATCCATTGAAGAAGCAGATCGGTACGGAATCGCCATGGTGTTTACCGGGATCCGTCACTTCAAACATTAA
- the purN gene encoding phosphoribosylglycinamide formyltransferase, producing MSIAVFASGDGSNFEALVERSRNLQWPQSITLLVTDKADAGALDRARKLGISAVTIRPQDYESKEAYESVLLSLLRENGIEWILLAGFMRILGPVLLKAYPWRILNVHPSLLPAFRGKNALEQALAYGVRWSGVTVHWVDEGVDTGPIIDQKPILVEPNDTVETLQRKAQFVEHNLYPAVVYKLLTGKIQPPQGTPAD from the coding sequence ATGAGTATTGCTGTTTTTGCATCAGGAGATGGAAGCAACTTTGAAGCATTGGTGGAACGGTCCCGGAACCTTCAATGGCCACAGTCCATCACTCTGTTGGTGACGGATAAAGCAGATGCCGGAGCACTGGACAGGGCCCGAAAGTTGGGGATTTCCGCAGTTACAATTCGGCCACAAGATTATGAAAGCAAGGAGGCCTATGAATCGGTACTGTTGTCCCTTCTGCGGGAAAATGGCATTGAATGGATTCTGCTAGCCGGTTTTATGCGGATACTGGGCCCTGTCTTATTAAAGGCTTATCCTTGGCGGATCTTGAATGTCCACCCGTCTCTCCTTCCTGCTTTCAGGGGAAAGAATGCTTTGGAACAGGCCCTGGCTTACGGTGTTCGTTGGAGTGGAGTTACCGTGCACTGGGTGGATGAAGGAGTGGACACCGGTCCCATTATCGATCAGAAGCCCATCTTGGTGGAACCGAATGACACAGTGGAAACTTTGCAAAGGAAGGCTCAGTTTGTAGAGCATAATCTGTATCCCGCCGTTGTTTATAAATTGTTGACGGGGAAGATACAACCGCCACAGGGAACACCGGCTGACTGA
- a CDS encoding iron-containing alcohol dehydrogenase family protein, protein MAKKVHIPVQLIIEHGAIRNFDQTKVYEWLKDSRVLLISGSGKTRTVTEKIENAIGQQASRIEVLSCQNNSLDTINELERQVLEDTPDIIIGIGGGKALDVSKVVGTRSNIPVILFPTAISSDAICSPVAVIKMLNKSTSIGVKMPQAVVIDLDILDSCPPRLMSAGIGDLLSNKTALLDWELAHHAGKEEMNTFSNLMANNAVESFMNVLNHPSPDRSQLMKGAAEALIMSGIAMSIAGSSRPCSGSEHLISHALDYHCGAKALHGEQVAIGVLVAQHLQGKKQEVESLLPYYEKLGLPTHYEDLGYTREEMHRAIRQAPTMRSRYTILNEFTLTDDEIEQILDEVYPQEAKNRYRLTVG, encoded by the coding sequence ATGGCAAAAAAAGTTCATATTCCCGTTCAATTGATCATTGAGCATGGGGCAATCCGTAATTTTGATCAAACAAAAGTGTATGAATGGCTGAAGGACAGCCGGGTTCTGTTGATCAGTGGAAGCGGAAAGACACGGACAGTGACGGAGAAGATCGAAAATGCCATCGGACAGCAGGCCTCCCGAATCGAGGTACTGTCTTGCCAGAATAATTCATTGGATACAATTAATGAATTGGAACGACAAGTGTTGGAGGATACCCCGGATATCATCATCGGCATCGGCGGAGGGAAAGCCCTGGATGTATCCAAAGTGGTGGGAACCCGGAGTAATATTCCGGTCATTTTGTTCCCCACGGCGATTTCCAGTGACGCTATCTGTTCTCCGGTGGCAGTGATCAAAATGTTAAATAAAAGTACCAGTATTGGCGTGAAAATGCCCCAGGCGGTAGTGATTGACCTGGATATTTTGGACTCCTGTCCTCCCCGATTGATGTCTGCCGGAATCGGTGATCTCCTGTCCAATAAAACAGCCTTGTTGGATTGGGAGCTGGCCCATCATGCCGGCAAGGAAGAGATGAACACCTTCTCCAATCTCATGGCGAATAATGCAGTGGAATCATTTATGAATGTCCTCAACCACCCCTCTCCGGATCGTTCCCAACTGATGAAAGGAGCGGCAGAGGCTCTGATCATGAGCGGGATCGCCATGTCCATAGCCGGCTCCAGTCGTCCCTGCAGCGGCTCGGAACATTTGATCAGTCATGCCCTGGACTATCACTGTGGCGCCAAGGCTCTTCACGGGGAACAGGTGGCGATTGGGGTGCTGGTTGCCCAGCATTTACAAGGAAAGAAACAAGAAGTGGAAAGCCTTCTTCCCTATTATGAAAAGCTGGGGTTACCCACACACTATGAAGATCTGGGCTATACCAGGGAGGAAATGCACAGGGCAATTCGTCAAGCACCAACGATGCGTAGCCGGTACACCATTTTGAATGAGTTTACTCTAACGGATGATGAGATTGAACAAATTCTGGATGAAGTGTACCCCCAAGAAGCCAAAAATCGTTATCGCTTAACCGTCGGATAA
- a CDS encoding CDP-alcohol phosphatidyltransferase family protein — MNKDTIKKLPTLPVDSPKILELRSLCQKPRQFEEIWSWYVLRRYSIYITALLRKTFVTPNLISWFSLLFFILTGWLMLLGGPWGFLAAVVAYNLGYLCDCLDGELARLKKVTSSQGIFLDTLIRAMSIPIFASFAMVLVPVSGWGYLSLEAATGIYIITLIATLALLVPLSFNYIKLKVDENDPVSEMRTASSKMEWIAFLTGMPGFFAFLPVAVILDVWTQQAVTSVLIVGFLFVLTLKTLLRLYLTISKLN, encoded by the coding sequence ATGAACAAGGATACGATAAAAAAGTTACCAACGTTGCCCGTTGATTCCCCCAAGATCCTGGAGCTTCGGTCTCTGTGTCAAAAGCCGCGGCAGTTTGAAGAGATCTGGTCCTGGTATGTGTTGCGCAGGTACTCTATCTATATTACCGCCTTATTGCGCAAAACCTTTGTTACTCCCAATCTCATCAGCTGGTTCAGTCTTCTTTTCTTCATATTGACCGGATGGTTGATGTTGCTGGGAGGACCATGGGGCTTTCTGGCGGCTGTAGTTGCTTACAATTTGGGTTATCTGTGTGACTGCCTGGACGGGGAATTGGCTCGTTTGAAGAAAGTGACCAGCTCGCAAGGTATATTTTTGGATACATTGATTCGGGCCATGAGTATCCCGATCTTTGCTTCTTTTGCTATGGTGCTGGTGCCTGTCAGCGGATGGGGGTATCTCTCCTTGGAAGCGGCGACTGGTATTTATATCATTACATTAATTGCCACGTTGGCTTTATTGGTTCCCCTTTCCTTCAACTATATCAAGTTGAAAGTGGATGAAAATGATCCTGTCAGCGAGATGAGGACGGCATCGTCCAAGATGGAATGGATTGCCTTTCTTACCGGTATGCCCGGCTTTTTTGCCTTTTTACCGGTGGCAGTCATCCTCGATGTTTGGACTCAACAGGCTGTCACGTCTGTTTTGATTGTTGGGTTTTTGTTCGTATTGACCTTAAAAACCCTGTTACGGTTGTATCTTACCATATCAAAACTAAATTAG